One window from the genome of Epinephelus moara isolate mb chromosome 21, YSFRI_EMoa_1.0, whole genome shotgun sequence encodes:
- the LOC126383268 gene encoding nuclear receptor subfamily 2 group F member 6-like isoform X2, whose product MAMVSGGWGDPNGGTNGLGDKSYLRGEEEDGSPQAGGSDMEAGDDDKSCVVDCVVCGDKSSGKHYGVFTCEGCKSFFKRSVRRNLSYTCRSNRECQIDQHHRNQCQYCRLKKCFRVGMRKEVQRGRIPPQPSLSPSITPIGGASGLGGGEFYNNNNNGGSGGGQPVSELISQLLRAEPYPSSRFGHQYNQQAGPDNAMGIDNICELAARLLFSTVEWARNIPYFPELPVSDQVALLRLSWSELFILNAAQSALPLHMAPLLAAAGFHSSPMSAERVVSFMDQVRVFQDQVDKLTRLQVDSAEYSCLKAIALFSPDACGLTDPVHVESLQEKAQVALTEYERMQYPSQPQRFGRLLLRLPALRAVPASLISQLFFMRLVGKTPIETLIRDMQLSGSSISWPYVPGQ is encoded by the exons ATGGCCATGGTGAGTGGGGGCTGGGGAGATCCCAATGGGGGCACCAACGGCTTGGGGGACAAGAGCTACctgaggggggaggaggaggacggcTCTCCGCAGGCGGGAGGCAGCGACATGGAGGCCGGAGACGATGACAAGTCCTGCGTGGTGGACTGCGTGGTGTGTGGGGACAAGTCCAGCGGGAAACATTACGGCGTGTTCACGTGCGAGGGCTGCAAGAGCTTCTTCAAGAGGAGCGTTAGACGCAACCTCAGCTACACATGCAG GTCAAACAGAGAGTGTCAGATCGACCAGCACCACAGGAACCAGTGCCAGTACTGTCGACTGAAGAAGTGTTTTCGTGTTGGCATGCGCAAAGAAG TTCAACGCGGTCGCATCCCACCTCAGCCGAGCCTCAGCCCCTCCATCACGCCAATAGGTGGCGCCAGCGGCCTTGGAGGGGGCGAGTtctataacaacaacaacaatggaggaagTGGTGGAGGTCAGCCGGTGTCAGAGCTCATCTCCCAGCTGCTGCGAGCCGAACCGTACCCCAGCAGTCGGTTTGGGCACCAGTACAACCAACAGGCCGGACCGGATAACGCCATGGGGATCGATAACATCTGTGAATTGGCTGCCAGGCTACTCTTCAGCACCGTGGAGTGGGCCAGAAACATCCCTTATTTCCCTGAGCTGCCCGTGTCAGACCAG GTGGCCCTGCTGAGGCTGAGCTGGAGCGAGCTGTTTATCCTCAACGCGGCCCAGTCGGCCCTGCCGCTCCACATGGCTCCCTTGTTGGCCGCGGCTGGCTTCCACTCCTCGCCCATGTCTGCAGAGCGCGTGGTGTCCTTCATGGACCAGGTGAGGGTGTTCCAGGACCAGGTGGACAAGCTGACCAGGCTGCAGGTGGACTCGGCTGAGTACAGCTGTCTCAAGGCCATCGCACTGTTCTCACCAG ACGCCTGTGGTCTAACAGACCCAGTCCACGTGGAGTCTCTGCAGGAGAAGGCTCAGGTGGCTCTGACAGAGTACGAGAGGATGCAGTACCCGAGTCAGCCTCAGCGCTTCGGACGCCTGCTCCTGCGCCTCCCTGCCCTGCGCGCCGTTCCCGCCAGCCTCATCTCGCAGCTCTTTTTCATGCGCCTGGTAGGAAAGACACCCATCGAGACGCTGATCCGTGACATGCAGCTCTCCGGAAGCTCAATCAGCTGGCCGTATGTCCCAGGACAGTAG
- the LOC126383268 gene encoding nuclear receptor subfamily 2 group F member 6-like isoform X1, protein MAMVSGGWGDPNGGTNGLGDKSYLRGEEEDGSPQAGGSDMEAGDDDKSCVVDCVVCGDKSSGKHYGVFTCEGCKSFFKRSVRRNLSYTCRSNRECQIDQHHRNQCQYCRLKKCFRVGMRKEAVQRGRIPPQPSLSPSITPIGGASGLGGGEFYNNNNNGGSGGGQPVSELISQLLRAEPYPSSRFGHQYNQQAGPDNAMGIDNICELAARLLFSTVEWARNIPYFPELPVSDQVALLRLSWSELFILNAAQSALPLHMAPLLAAAGFHSSPMSAERVVSFMDQVRVFQDQVDKLTRLQVDSAEYSCLKAIALFSPDACGLTDPVHVESLQEKAQVALTEYERMQYPSQPQRFGRLLLRLPALRAVPASLISQLFFMRLVGKTPIETLIRDMQLSGSSISWPYVPGQ, encoded by the exons ATGGCCATGGTGAGTGGGGGCTGGGGAGATCCCAATGGGGGCACCAACGGCTTGGGGGACAAGAGCTACctgaggggggaggaggaggacggcTCTCCGCAGGCGGGAGGCAGCGACATGGAGGCCGGAGACGATGACAAGTCCTGCGTGGTGGACTGCGTGGTGTGTGGGGACAAGTCCAGCGGGAAACATTACGGCGTGTTCACGTGCGAGGGCTGCAAGAGCTTCTTCAAGAGGAGCGTTAGACGCAACCTCAGCTACACATGCAG GTCAAACAGAGAGTGTCAGATCGACCAGCACCACAGGAACCAGTGCCAGTACTGTCGACTGAAGAAGTGTTTTCGTGTTGGCATGCGCAAAGAAG CAGTTCAACGCGGTCGCATCCCACCTCAGCCGAGCCTCAGCCCCTCCATCACGCCAATAGGTGGCGCCAGCGGCCTTGGAGGGGGCGAGTtctataacaacaacaacaatggaggaagTGGTGGAGGTCAGCCGGTGTCAGAGCTCATCTCCCAGCTGCTGCGAGCCGAACCGTACCCCAGCAGTCGGTTTGGGCACCAGTACAACCAACAGGCCGGACCGGATAACGCCATGGGGATCGATAACATCTGTGAATTGGCTGCCAGGCTACTCTTCAGCACCGTGGAGTGGGCCAGAAACATCCCTTATTTCCCTGAGCTGCCCGTGTCAGACCAG GTGGCCCTGCTGAGGCTGAGCTGGAGCGAGCTGTTTATCCTCAACGCGGCCCAGTCGGCCCTGCCGCTCCACATGGCTCCCTTGTTGGCCGCGGCTGGCTTCCACTCCTCGCCCATGTCTGCAGAGCGCGTGGTGTCCTTCATGGACCAGGTGAGGGTGTTCCAGGACCAGGTGGACAAGCTGACCAGGCTGCAGGTGGACTCGGCTGAGTACAGCTGTCTCAAGGCCATCGCACTGTTCTCACCAG ACGCCTGTGGTCTAACAGACCCAGTCCACGTGGAGTCTCTGCAGGAGAAGGCTCAGGTGGCTCTGACAGAGTACGAGAGGATGCAGTACCCGAGTCAGCCTCAGCGCTTCGGACGCCTGCTCCTGCGCCTCCCTGCCCTGCGCGCCGTTCCCGCCAGCCTCATCTCGCAGCTCTTTTTCATGCGCCTGGTAGGAAAGACACCCATCGAGACGCTGATCCGTGACATGCAGCTCTCCGGAAGCTCAATCAGCTGGCCGTATGTCCCAGGACAGTAG